The genomic stretch ATCAACGATGCCCGCCTTTCTTCTCCAAAATCTTTTAAGATTTGATAAAGTTCTTCATAGTTGGCTTGGTTTATCAACTCTTCGCAAATTAGTAAAGACGATGAATCAAATCTCATGTCCAAAGGCCCGTTGTTCTTGAAGGAAAATCCTCTTGAAAAATTTTCGAGCTGAAACGAAGAAATCCCAAAATCAAATAAGATACCGTCTACTTTATTAAGTGTGAGCATCTTAAGATGGGAAGGAAGGTTTAAAAAATCATCATTTATCAATGTAAAATTTTTGCTTATTTTTGCAAGTCTTTTTTTTGCTATATCCAGCGATTTAGCGTCTTTATCCAACCCCACAAGGAAACCTTTTTCGCCGATATTTTTTAAAATTTCTTCGGAATGTCCACCTTCGCCTACTGTGCAATCCACATAAATTCCGCCCTCTTTCAACTGTAAATATTGTAAAATTTCTTTAAGCAGGACAGGGATATGAACAACTTCTTTAGCTCCCGGTTCTTGCTTTTCGGTTTTGAATAATAATTCGTCCATTGTTTAAATAACCTAAAACTACAACCAGGCATCCATCTCTAATTCAAATTCGGAATTCTTCCAATTTTTCGGTAATATCTTCGACTTTATTTTCTGTATTTTTGAAATAATTCTCCCACTTTTGCTTTGCCCATATTTCTATTCTATTGGAAACTCCGATTATAACTACTTCTTTGAGGATTTCTGCATATTCTCTTAGCGGAGAAGGGAAAGGAATTCTTCCTTGCGTATCAATAGTACACAAGGAAGCACCAGAAAACAGGTGGCGTGTAAATGTGCGAGCATCCCGGGCGGTAATGGGCAAGGTTTTGGTTTTGTCTTCTAATTTCCTCCATTCGTCCTGAGGAAAAAGAAAAAGACATCCATCCAGCCCTCTTGATAGAACAAGCTTTTCCCCTTTCTTAAAAGCTTTTCTAAGTCTTGCAGGAATAAAAAGACGACTTTTCTCGTCAAGAGCGTGCCGATATTCCCCATAAAGTTGTTTAGCATTATCCCCCACTTTTCCCCACTCCACACCACAATTATAGAAGAACTCTTCAATCTGTCAAGTGCTCATGTTTTTTTGTGTAAACCAAAAAAAAGATTTGCGAATATTTAATACAACATATAGATAAAATAAGGCTTAAGGACTCAACAAAATGGGGGAATTATTCTCTCCGCTTAAATTGATTGCTTATATTCTTCGGGATGAGGGACAACTAATATATAGGGTTTTCCGGACACAATGCTTTTTTGAACTATAACCGGCGTGTTGTAGACTTCCTCCAAAGTTTGATAAGTTAACACTTCTTCGGGCTTACCGATGCAATAAGTTTTGCCTTCCTTCATAAGTAATAATCTGTTGCAGTATTCGCTTGCAAGGTTAAGGTCATGAAAAATAGCCACAATTGTCAACAAATTCTCTTTATTTAATTTTCTCAATAAATCCAAAATTCTAATTTGATGTCCTATATCCAAATGTGAAGTCGGCTCGTCTAACAAAAGAAGTTGCGGCTCTTGAACTAAAGCGCGTGCTATCGCAACGCGTTGAATCTCGCCGCCACTAAGACTATTGACCAATCTTTCTTTCAATTTAACGGTTTCTGTTAACTCCATTGCGTTTTTAACCACTTCTTCATCGTTTTTATTTTCCAAAAACTGAAAAGTGCTTTTAAGGGGGATTCTGCCCAAGAAAATAAATTCTTCCACGCTTATGTCAAATTCCATATTAAAAATCTGCGGAACAACGGCAATCTTTTTAGCAATCTCTTTGAATTTCATTTTTTCTATATTTACCCCGTCAATAATAACTTCGCCTTTTTTAGGTTTAAGAAGTCGTGTGATTGTTTTAAGAAGAGTGGTTTTTCCGGAACCGTTAGGACCTACAATGCCTAAAAATTCTTTTTTCTCTAACTTAAAACTGACATTTTTAAGAGTAAATCCCGCAGGATAACCACAAAAAATATTTTTTATTTCTAACATTTTATTGCCTATCCAAAAATCAATCTTTTCTTTAGAATTGCATAAATAAACAAAATTCCACCCAATATTCCCGTAATCACTCCTACAGGCAATTCTAACGGAACAATAACAATTCTTGCTAAAGTATCACAAAATATAAGAAACCCTCCGCCTATAATAAAAGCAGAAATATTAAGAATACGATAATCATTGCCGACAAACATCCTTACAAAATGCGGAACTAAAAGCCCCACAAATCCGATTATTCCCACGACAGACACGCTAACCCCCGTAAGTACAGAAGCTATGATAAAAAGGACTCTTTTTGTTTTTCCCACATTTATTCCCAAATGAGTTGCTTCTTCTTCTCCCAAAAGTAAAGCGTTAAGATCAAAACAGAAAAAATAAGACGCAATTAAGCCTAAGATGGATACAAAAACGCTCATCCATATTAAATTTATGTTTGGTTGTTCCAAAGAACCCATCATCCAAAATATAATGCCGTGCAAATTTTCGGTTTTGGAAATAGCCATTAAAAGCATAAGGATTGAAGAGCACACAAAACTTATCATTACCCCACACAAAAGAAGTTCGTGCATTTTAAGTATGCTTCTGTTTATACTTAGGGAATACAATAAGATAATTACAACAATAGCTCCTAAAAAACCTGATATGGGCATAGACATCGTCCCAAAAATACTTGCTATGCCAAAAACAATATTTAAGGTTACGCCTAAAGCCGCTCCGCCGGAAATTCCAAGAGTATATGGTTCAACCAAAGGATTTCTGAAAATCCCCTGTAGGATTACACCTGCCAAAGATAATGCCCCTCCAACAACAAAAGCAAGAATTATTCTGGGCAGGCGAATATCAAAAAGAATGCTAAATTCAGGCGTGCCTTTTGTAGAAATGCCGGATATTATTTCTTTAAAATAAAACCCTCCGGAGCCAATGCACAAAGAAAGAAAGCCTATGACTAAAACGAAAATTAGCATAATAAATATCCAACTCGCCCAACGAACTAATTTTCTCTTCTTATTTTGGGAAATCCCATTAGATCCTGGCATATTAATATCCTATTCCCGGGCAAAAAAGTTCAAATAACTCTTCTAAAGTCCCGACAAAACTTAACGGTGTGGGACTGCAAATATCGTAAGCGGCAAATATATGGATTCTGTTTTGTATAACCGCGTTTATAGTGTCGAATTTTGACCAAGTCCCTTTTTCCTCTTCTGCCAAGATTCCCATATCTATAATAATAATTACATCCGGGTTTTGTTTAACTATATATTCTCTGCTGACAAGCCCGTTTTCCCCTATAGGGCCTACATTAATCCCACCCGCCAATAAAACAAAATCGTTTATCATAGAATCTTTCGTAGCTATCCAAAGCGGATTTGCTCCTATTTGGACGACTACTTTTTGTTTAGATAAATTTTTATTTTTCTGTGAAAGATTTGATAATTTTTCTTCTGCCTTAGAAATAATTGCTCTGCCAATTTTTTCTTTGCCTACAAGTTGCGCCAATTTTAAAAATTGTTCGCAAAGCTGATTGAAATTTTTAACCTCACCAAAAACCGCCACATTTATATTCAGATTTTTCAATCTTTGTATCGTTTTGATATTAGTCAGACTTGTGGCAAGAACGACATCGGGCTTAAGCAGCAATATTCTTTCTAAATTGGCTTCCATAATGGTTCCGATTGTTTCTTTGCCATCAATATCGCAATATATTGTAACCCCTATGATTTTATCTTCTACATCCAAAAGTGAAAGTTGCCTTGTAATCGCAGGTCCTAAAGAGATTATTTTTTTCGGACTTGAATCTTGAGCAAAGAGAGGAGAACTAAGAACCAAGATACAAGCTATAAAATATAAATAAAAGACTATGGCTCTGAAACTATATGCTTGTAAAATTTTTAATCTACATTTTTTAGGCTGGATATTGATAATTGATAATTGATAATTGGTCATTGTTGGAGTGTTATCCCAATCTGCCTTCTCTATAAGCCGTAATATATTCCATGCAATATTCATCTAAACCCGCGACTGCGCGCGCAGAGAGAAGTGTATTCATCATATCCGCCTCTGTCGGGTCGATAATTGCGCCATCGCAACCGGCTTCAATCAACATGGCAAGAAAAACTTTGTTTAAATTATTCCTTTGAGGCAATCCAAAAGATATATTGGAAAGACCGACACAAATATGAACAGACGAAAATTCTTGTTTGATTATCCTTACCGCTTGGAGAATAAACTGCGCCTGCTTCGGTTCCGTGGATACAGGCCTAATCAATGGGTCAATATATATTCTGTCCTGCAAAATCCCTTCGGTTTTTAACAGTTTTATTATTCCTCTCGTAATTTCTATTCTCCTGTCAGAATCTGAAGGCATACCCTTATCATCCATCGTCAATGCCACAACAGCTGTCCCATACTTTTTAACCAGAGGCAAAATTTTCTCAATTCTTTTCTCTTCTGCTGTAATAGAATTAATTATAGTTCCTTCTCTATTGCAAAGCTTAAGCCCCTCTTCAATTGCTTTCTCATTTGTGGAATCAAATACTAAAGGTAACTTCGTAGCTTTGGATACGATATTAGTCAACCAAATCATGTCTTCGACTTCTTTATTAGGATCGCCCCCGGCATTAATATCGATATGAGTAGCTCCCGCTTTTTCCTGTTTGGTCACTTCCGAAACGATAAATTCCTCGTTCCTTTTCCAGACTTCTTCTTTTATTCTTTTTCTGGTCATGTTAATTCTTTCGCCAATTACTGTGAACATACTATTTCCTCCTGCTGTTTGTGAAGTATCCCTCGGCTTTTAAGCTGAGGCTTCGACCTTTTGCAAGGCGAAATCTCGCACCGTCCTGGTGTTACGTCGGGACTGGTGCGCGGACAAAATACTGGTCTACTTTTTCTCTGATTTTTTTTATATGTTCGGGCGTGGTCCCACAACAACCCCCGATAATTTTTGCGCCTGCTCCTATCAGGTCAGGAATAAAAGAAGTTATTTCTTCGGGAGTTTGCGGATAAACAGTTTTTTTATCCTTTATCAACGGAAGACCAGCATTAGCTTTTATCCATAATGGTAAAGATGTAAATTTCTTCATTGTTCCTGCAATATCTATCATATCTTCGATAGTAACCGAACCGCAATTTGCGCCTATGATATCGGGACTTTTTTCTAAAACAGCCTTAACCGCCTGCTCAATAGATAACCCCATCATTGTTGCAAATCCTTTGTGCCCTTTATTGAAACTAAAACTTACACCGACAGGCAACGATGAATTCTTTTTTACTGCTTCAAGAGCGCATAAAGCCTCACCTACGTCGCTCATTGTTTCAATTATTACTCCGTCAGCTTTACCTTCCACAAGCCCTTTGACCTGCTCGGAAAAAACTTCTATAAAATCGGCTTCGTTAAAATTCCCCAAAGGCTTTAAAAGTTCCCCTGTCGGGCCGATAGAAGCAAAAACTAAAGCTGATTTTGCTTCTTCTTTTGACAATTCGACTCCTATTTTATTTATTTCCTTAACATCACCTTTAAAATCGGTTCTCTTTAATTTTAATCTGTTCGCTCCAAATGTATTAGTGAGGATAATATCGGCGCCTGCGTCCCTATAACTTTTTGCAATCTCCTTGACAAAAAAGGGGTTTTCCAGATTCCATACTTCGGGGACATCCCCAACCGCAAGCCCTTTCTTTATTAACTCGGTTCCCCACGCTCCGTCGGCAACCAGAACTTTTTTCTTTTTTAGAAGTTTCCGTAATTTGTTCATAGAACTCATTTTACAATCTTAAATAGTTTTTAACAACAATTAACAATAATACTATTCCAAATCATATAAACTATCATCTGAAGATAAGTCTCCCAAAGACGGGTCATTGACGCTTACATTATATTTTTTCCCTATTGCTTCTACATGACCATCACAAAAATTCACATTTGCAAATCCGCTGTGTCTGAAGTGAACATTTGGCCCAACATAATTGTTGGGATCGTTGGGTGACCGAAGAAAATTATTACCGTCAACAATTCCAGCAACGGTATTGAAATAAGCGCTGTCACAAACGAGAACTGTTTCCGAGGGTTTGAGAACCCGGTTAATTTTTGCACTCATCCTTCCCAGCGATACTCCCTCAAAAGGAGCGATCCCAATGTAGGACGAGTTGTAAGCATATCCGGTATAGGGTCTCTCTGCACCGGAAACTTTAAAAGAAGGACACTGCCATACTTCACCGTTGGGGCAATATAATGATATTATCCCTCCCCTGGTGGCAGATGGATCTCCCCAAACTGTATAAAAATCCCAGCTATTCATCCATGACCAGTCAGGTGCATTATAATACGATGGCGGGAAATAGTTATCATTGTCCTGAGCATACAACATAAAAGACATATATAATTGTCTTAAATTACTCTTACAAACAGCTCCTCTTGCTTTTTCTCTTGCATTATTTAAAGCGGGAAGAAGCATTGCCGCGAGTATGCCGATAATAGCGACAACAACCAGAAGTTCAATAAGGGTGAATCCATTGCGGACTTCGGATTTGGGATTGCGGAAAAACAAACTACTAAAGAATCCATTTCGGATTGCGGTCCGATGACTCCGAAGAGACCGAGTATCGGACTCCTTCGGAGATTGCGCCCACCTGCCAAATCTTGGCGGGCAGGGATTACGGTTCGACGACTCCGTATGAGACGACACGCAGTGTCGGACTCCATCGGAGATTAAGAATTGATTATTAGTTTTAAAATATTGTAAATCTGGAATCCGGAATTTATCTATCCTTAAATTCATCATAACCTTCTCGTTTATGACTTATTTCAAAGACTTAACTTAGTTTGAGAAGGTTTTATAGATTTTTATACAACAAAAATCACACCTTCTTTCCACGAAGAAAGTCTGCAATTTTTTTCTTCCGGCGAATATCCTGACTTAAGGAATCTCTTCCCATTAGAGATAAACGGAAATGCAAGCATTCCCTACCTCTAACGGGACAAGCCTAATCACTCTTGCCTTCCCCCGACCTGTAAAATCAGGTCAGAGTGGCTTACTCAAGAGCTTTCGTCCTCTCCGATGTTTAAATCGGAGTCCGACTTAGCGTCGGACCTCTTACAGTAGCGGGACTGTCACCGATTTTCACGGTGTTCCTCACTCCGAAAGAAAATACTATATTTAATTGTGATGCAATTATAACAGGAAAATTTTAATTAATAAAATTTAACCTTGTCATTCTTATTTCTGTTCTTTTGTCCTTCCCGCCCCTGCTTTCGCAGGGGTAAACTCCCCTTTTGTCATTCCTGTGCAAATTTACCCGCCTCTGGAGGACAGGAATCCAATGATATTATTCTCCTTTAATGTCATTCCTGCGTAAGCAGGAATCTATATCTAATATTTTGTATTGCAAGACCTGATAATATGTTATTTGTTAAATATCAAGATTTGCCCCCTGTCTATCTTAAGAGATTAAATCACATTGCTTCGCCTATTCTTTTGCCCTTTGGATTGTCCAACCAGATAAGATAACATTTAATTTTTTTGTCGGGATAGATTTTCGAAACACCGAGTTTATAATCCCGCATCTGTTTAAGATATTGCTCATTTCTGCTTGAATTGTTATATACAGGCTTGTCCGCCGAGTTTTTGATAGCGGGCTTGCCTGTTTTATAATCTATGACTTCTATCAAATCGTCTCTTATAAGTAGCCGGTCTGTTCTTTTCAAAATCCCGACTTTGGTTTTTTTAAAATAAATAGGTGTTTCAATTTTAACCTTTACTTTATCGTCTAAATTAAAAATGAACTCTAAATCTTTATCCGTTAAAATATCTTTTAATACGGGCTCCAATTTTTCGGCAATTTCTTTTTGTTCTTCCTGACTGCGCGAATACATTTTCTTTGTATTGTCTATCGCGAGACGAATAGTTTCTTCAAGATTTCTTTCGTTTACTTTCCCTATCTTTGAAAGAGCATAATGACAGATTTCCCCCCATTTTAAAATATTTCTTTGTTCGTCCGATATAATTGCTTTTTCCTTTATGGGAATGATAAATTTTTTTTGCTTTGGATAAAAAGCAAATTTCTCGATTTTTACGAAAGATTTTCTTTTCTTTTTCGTAGATTTTTCGCAATCTTGTATGTGTCCAACTTTATAAATATTGTTTTCCATACTTATTTTTGCAGACTTGGTTATAAAATCAAACCATGTTCGTGGCCCGTTCAGAGATTTATCTCTAATGGGTTTCGATAAGCGATTGTTGTCGTAGCCTATTATCCACAATCCTTCTTTGGCTCGGGTCATGGCCACATAAAGATTGTTTAATTCATCGTCATAGACACGTTTTTTCTCGTCCTGAAAGATCTCTTTTTGGAAAAATTTAAGCAGAATATCTTTTCTGTAGTAGATATTGTTTAATGTAAATTCAGCGCTTGTTTTGCCGTATTCAAATACGAATTGGTCGTTTTCTATCCCTTCCATATTCCATACGGTTTCCGGAAGCAATACAACAGGAAATTCCAATCCTTTGGCTTTATGGCAGGTAAGAATTTGCACCCCGTTAATTTCGCTTCCTGAAAATTCTAATGTTTGTCTATACTGTTGCAGATATTCAATGAACGATGACAGAGAATTTCCTTTCTCGTTTTCGAATTTATAGGCAAGTTCCAATAATGCAGAAAAAGCGCCGCTATGTTTATAATGTCCCATGACATTCAACTCCGAATATATAAAGGAAATTAATTCATAGGGGCTGACAAAGTCGCAAATTTCCAATATTTTTTGCAGTTTCTTAGTTGCTTGCCAATCGGGATATTTGTTTTTCAAAGTTTCAAAAAGTCCATAGCCTTTTTTTGTTCTCAATGTTTCTATTCTTTTTTCTTCAATGCAAAATAGCGGTGAAAGCAATGCCAAAGAAAGATAAAAATCCTCGCAAGGATTAGTTAGCCATCTTAGAAGATTTATAACGTCGTAAATTCCTTCCTGATAAATAAGAGACGATTTGGATTCGCTTTTCGTGGGTATTCCGACCTCTTCTAAAATTTTAGAAAGCTTAATGCCTGTTTGGTTTCTGCGTACTAATAAAGCAATATCGTTATAATTATAACCTCTCTTTTTTAAGATTTTTATTGCTTTTATTACTTTTAATCCAGAAGCTTCAGCGCCTTCTTTTTGCCCATATTCGCCAATGTTTTCCACAACAACCCAGCCACCTTGTTCTTGCCCTGAACTCCTGCCCGCTTTGCAGCAATCTCGGTTAGGGATTTGCATGGATTTCATAGGCTGATGTCCAGGAACAGAAGAAAACACGCTGTTAATGAAACTTACTATTTCTTCTTTACTTCGATAGTTTTCGCTAAGACATTCGGATTGTATTTTGCCGGGAAATTTATTTTTTATATGGTCAAATAGTCGGCTTTCTCCGCCTCTAAAGCGATACATAGATTGATTGGGATCGCCCACATAAAAAAAACTATGATTTTGTCCGGCTATGATTTCTTCCACAATCGGTTCCAATATTTCCCATTGAATTATTGAGGTGTCTTGAAACTCGTCTATCAAAAGATGCTCTATCTGGCTTGAAGATTTAAAGTATAGATACTCTTTTGTTTGACTGTTCGACAAAGCTTTTAACGCATAATTTTCAAGATCGCTGAAAGTAACTACATTTACATCTTTTTTCGCATCTTGGAATCTATTGTGGATGGCAAAAAAAAGTTTAAGATTATCAAAGAGAAGTTTGCGATTATTCAAAAGTGCAAATTCTTTCGCCTGACAGTGTATTGATAAGGCTATGCTTTTTAATTCCGGACCTATTCGAGGGTTTTCTTTTAATTTTTTAAAGTAATTTTTATTAAACAGATCCATTATTTCCTCTATCAAATCTTCCTTTGCCCTGCATTTGAGAAGACGCTCTATCGTTTCTATTTTTTTTTCTAAATTTTTATTGTTGCCACAGTCGCCGTTTTTTAAAAGCTTGATGATTTTGAAACAATCTTGTTGTAAACAGACAATATCAATAGAGGGTTTTTCTTCTTTGAAATTTTCAAGTATTTCTCTTATTTCAAGCATGCGGGGAAGCAGTGATAAAAACATGTTTTTTATGGTATTTTTTGTATCGCGATGTTTCTTGCCTAAGACTTCGTTTATCAACGTCTTGTAGCCCGATTTATCTATGGCATTATTTAAGAATTCGTCTATAACTTTGTCGATTAAGATATTCTCTTCAGCTGTTTCTATTATTCTAAAATCCGGCAAAACATCTGCCTGAAAAGGGATTGTTTTTAATATGGAATTCAAAAACGAATGTATGGTGGAAACGTTGAAGTCAGAAAAATTCGAAAGAAGTTGATGTTTTAGACGTCGAGCTTTTTTCGTTATATCTTTAAAGCGGAGTCCAAATGTTTCCGCGATTTCTCTTTCTTCCTCATCTGCCAAATTCCCGCCCCGATATTGTCGGGGTTGCCGGACAGGTTCAATAAATTTTTCTCGGGTGCATAATATGTCTAAGTAACGGACTATGCGCTCCTGCATCTCTCGGGATGCCTTGTTTGTAAATGTCAGTGCGTATATAGATGCAATATTTTCATATTTTAGATACAGGTCCAAAAAACGCAAAGACAGAGTGCGGGTTTTTCCGGTTCCTGCAGACGCTAAAAGAGCTAAATTTGCGTTTGCGTCAAATAGAGTTTTTTGCATGTGGATGGGAAATAGAATTTAGAAATAAAAAGAAATATATTGAAATACATTGTCATTATTCTTGGTTTTTTGCTTTGTTTTATAGTATGTAATTTTTTTAGTTTTCAATCCTTTAACAACATATATCTACCGTATATCTATTTTTTGATTTTTATTATATCTATTGTATTTCCATTGTGTATCTTTATATATTATTCATATTTCAACAGTAATAAACACCATTCCCACCTCGGAGGTGGGAATGGTGGGAATGTCTTCTGTTTATTTATATTTCAACAGTAAGAAACTGATATTCTTCCAGTTTCTTTTTTACTTCGCTCTTTATTTTGTCGAGTTCTTGCTCGTTTTTGGCTTCAAATCTTAAAACCAGCATGGGTTGAGTATTTGACGCCCTGATTAGACCCCAGCCGTTTTCAAAAAGAATTCTCACACCGTCTATATCTATAGTTTTGTATCTTTTTTTGAAGTATCCTTTTAACTCATCAACAATTCTAAATTTTTCTTTTTCGGGACAATCAACTCTTATTTCAGGTGTAGAAAAATATGAAGGGATTTCATCAAGTAATTCAGAAAATTTTTTATCACTTTTCGAGAGAATGTCAAGAAGTCTTAAAGAAGCAAGAATCGCATCGTCAAACCCCAAATAATTGTCCTTAAAAACCATGTGCCCACTCATTTCTCCTGCAAGTAAAGCACCTGTTTCTTTCATTTTTTCTTTGATTAGGGAATGTCCCGTTTTCCACATTATTGCTTCACCGCCATATTTTTCAATATATTCGACTGTTGCCTGTGAGCATTTTACATCCATAATTATTTTAGCTTTAGGATGTCGAGAAAGTATTTCCCTTGCATATAAACATAATAGTTTGTCCCCCCAAACCATTCTGCCTTTATCATCAACTGCTCCTATTCTGTCAGCATCCCCATCATAACCAATGCCAAGATCTGCATTCTGTTTTTTAACCTCATCTATCAAATTTTCCATATATTCAGGTATAGTTGGGTCGGGCAAATGGTTAGGGAAATTACCGTCAGGCTCCAGATAAAGATAAGACGGGTTAATGTTTAATTTTTTCATTAAGGAAGGCAGTATAAAGCCCGCGGTTCCATTACCTGCATCAATTATAATTTTTAAGTTTGTTCTAATATTTGCATTTCTTATAATGAACTGAACATATTCATTTTTAGGGTCTTTTTTTGTAAGATTGCCACTACCTTTCTGGAAACTGTTATCTTCAATAATTTGTCTTAATTTTTGTATTTCGTCGCCATAAATAGAGCTCAAACCTTTACAAATTTTGAATCCGTTATACTCTGCCGGGTTATGGCTACCTGTCAACATTATCCCTCCGGTTTGAGAATATAAATGTATGGAAAAATAAAGAACGGGAGTCGGCAGCGTCCCGACATCTATTACATCGCAACCCGTAGATAAGATGCCCTCAATAAGCGCTTTTGCCAATAAGGGAGAACTTTTGCGGTTATCTTGCCCAACTACTATTTTGTTCCCATATTTATGTAGATAGGTACCAACAGCTTTCCCGATATTTTTTGCTACTTCTTCGGTTAAATCTTTCCCAACCAATCCTCTTATATCATACTCGCGAAAAATATATGGATTCATATAACCTCCTATAGACTAAAGACCACAGACCGAAGACCTTTTAGAAATTTTAGCGTTTTGTTTTTAGTCTATGGTCTTTTGTCTTTGGTCTATCTTTTAAATGCTACCATCTTAAAAGGATAGCACCCCACGTCAATCCTCCACCGAAAGCGTCAAGTAAAATAAGGTCGCCTTTTTTTATCCTTCCTGCCCTTAAAGCTTCATCCAACGCAATAGGGATGGTAGCGGCTGAAGTATTGCCATACTTATTCACATTTATGAATACCTTTTCCTTTGGAATACCGACTCTTTTTGCCGTTGCGTTTATTATTCTAAGATTTGCTTGATGAGGAATAAACAAAGCTATATCTTCGGATTTCACTTTTGCTTTCCGCATTACATCCTTGGCAGCATCTACTAATGATTTTACTGCCACCTTGAATAATTCATTGCCTTGCATTCTTAAATAATGCATTTTTTCGTCTATTGTCTCGTGTGTTGCAGGATTGCGAGAACCTCCTGCAGGTAAATAAAGTAATTTCCCTGCCGAACCTATTGCTCCTAAAGAGAAAGCCAACAATCCTTCGTTTTCACAGTCACAAGATGTTACAACAACTGCGCCTGCGCCATCGCCTAATAAGACGCAAGTTCCTCTATCTTCCCAATTAGTAATTTTAGATAATGTTTCTGTAGCTACTAAAAGAACTTTTTTATATTGTCCTTGACAAATCAAAGAGTGGCATACAACTAACCCATAGACAAATCCCGAACAAGCAGCTGAAATATCCAAAGCCGCCGCATTTTCAGCGCCCAACTTGTCTTGGATTATACACGCAGTAGAAGGAAAAGACATATCGGGAGTAATAGTGGCGACCAATATCAAATCCAGCTCTTTCGGGTCTATGGAAGCGTCCTCAAGCGCTTTTTTAGCAGCTTCTATTCCTAAATCCGAAGTCGCTTGATCTTTTCTTGCAATCCTTCTTTCTTTAATTCCTGTTCTTTCTGTTATCCATTCATCGGTTGTATCAACTATTTTTTCAATATCGACATTGGTAAGAATTTTTTCCGGCAAATACGAACCCACACCTATAATTTTTATATTCTTTGGCATTATGTTTTTGTCCTTTCTTCAATATGATTAGATTCAAAATATTTTTGTATTTCTTTGTTTACACCTGTCTTCACTTCTTTTTCAGCCACAAGAATACTATTTTTTATGGCATTGGGAGAAGATGAACCGTGTGCTTTTATGCAATAACCCCTGGTCCCTAACAAAGGCACACCACCGTAAGAGGCATAGTCCAGCTTATTTTTAAAAGTTTTATATGCATCTTTTATAAAAAATGCGCCTAATTTAGAAAATATTTTTTTATCTATCTCTTTTTTGAGTAAAACCTCGAGTGTTTCGGTAAGACCCTCGATGGATTTAATAAGTATATTACCAACAAATCCGTCGCATATAATTACATCGACTTCACCTGAAAAAATATCTCTGCCTTCAATATTACCAATAAAATTAAGGTCGCTGTCTTTAAGGAGTTCGTATGTTTTCTTAACTGTTTGGTTGCCTTTCGAACTTTCTTCTCCGATATTAATCAGT from bacterium encodes the following:
- the rsmH gene encoding 16S rRNA (cytosine(1402)-N(4))-methyltransferase RsmH; protein product: MDELLFKTEKQEPGAKEVVHIPVLLKEILQYLQLKEGGIYVDCTVGEGGHSEEILKNIGEKGFLVGLDKDAKSLDIAKKRLAKISKNFTLINDDFLNLPSHLKMLTLNKVDGILFDFGISSFQLENFSRGFSFKNNGPLDMRFDSSSLLICEELINQANYEELYQILKDFGEERRASLIARRIIQKRKEKRIKTTFELAEIASKALGKGKGKIDPATRTFQAFRIAVNKELESIEKILPQIPDLLADGGIACAISYHSLEDRLVKRAFKAAKEMGTMKIITKKPIRPLYEEIIKNSRSRSAKLRVAEKIKFVRKPIKEMEFMPYELSN
- the mraZ gene encoding division/cell wall cluster transcriptional repressor MraZ → MGDNAKQLYGEYRHALDEKSRLFIPARLRKAFKKGEKLVLSRGLDGCLFLFPQDEWRKLEDKTKTLPITARDARTFTRHLFSGASLCTIDTQGRIPFPSPLREYAEILKEVVIIGVSNRIEIWAKQKWENYFKNTENKVEDITEKLEEFRI
- a CDS encoding ABC transporter ATP-binding protein — its product is MLEIKNIFCGYPAGFTLKNVSFKLEKKEFLGIVGPNGSGKTTLLKTITRLLKPKKGEVIIDGVNIEKMKFKEIAKKIAVVPQIFNMEFDISVEEFIFLGRIPLKSTFQFLENKNDEEVVKNAMELTETVKLKERLVNSLSGGEIQRVAIARALVQEPQLLLLDEPTSHLDIGHQIRILDLLRKLNKENLLTIVAIFHDLNLASEYCNRLLLMKEGKTYCIGKPEEVLTYQTLEEVYNTPVIVQKSIVSGKPYILVVPHPEEYKQSI
- a CDS encoding iron ABC transporter permease produces the protein MPGSNGISQNKKRKLVRWASWIFIMLIFVLVIGFLSLCIGSGGFYFKEIISGISTKGTPEFSILFDIRLPRIILAFVVGGALSLAGVILQGIFRNPLVEPYTLGISGGAALGVTLNIVFGIASIFGTMSMPISGFLGAIVVIILLYSLSINRSILKMHELLLCGVMISFVCSSILMLLMAISKTENLHGIIFWMMGSLEQPNINLIWMSVFVSILGLIASYFFCFDLNALLLGEEEATHLGINVGKTKRVLFIIASVLTGVSVSVVGIIGFVGLLVPHFVRMFVGNDYRILNISAFIIGGGFLIFCDTLARIVIVPLELPVGVITGILGGILFIYAILKKRLIFG
- a CDS encoding ABC transporter substrate-binding protein, translating into MNIAWNILRLIEKADWDNTPTMTNYQLSIINIQPKKCRLKILQAYSFRAIVFYLYFIACILVLSSPLFAQDSSPKKIISLGPAITRQLSLLDVEDKIIGVTIYCDIDGKETIGTIMEANLERILLLKPDVVLATSLTNIKTIQRLKNLNINVAVFGEVKNFNQLCEQFLKLAQLVGKEKIGRAIISKAEEKLSNLSQKNKNLSKQKVVVQIGANPLWIATKDSMINDFVLLAGGINVGPIGENGLVSREYIVKQNPDVIIIIDMGILAEEEKGTWSKFDTINAVIQNRIHIFAAYDICSPTPLSFVGTLEELFELFCPGIGY
- a CDS encoding dihydropteroate synthase; this translates as MFTVIGERINMTRKRIKEEVWKRNEEFIVSEVTKQEKAGATHIDINAGGDPNKEVEDMIWLTNIVSKATKLPLVFDSTNEKAIEEGLKLCNREGTIINSITAEEKRIEKILPLVKKYGTAVVALTMDDKGMPSDSDRRIEITRGIIKLLKTEGILQDRIYIDPLIRPVSTEPKQAQFILQAVRIIKQEFSSVHICVGLSNISFGLPQRNNLNKVFLAMLIEAGCDGAIIDPTEADMMNTLLSARAVAGLDEYCMEYITAYREGRLG